The genome window TTGTTGTTGAGGCTGAGGACCTCCAGCTGACCCAGCCCATCAAAAGTCCTTTCCGCCAGGCTCCGGATCCTGTtgtgccccagctgcagctcctccaggaACTGGAGGTCTTTGAAAGTCCTGGGCCTCAGGCCGGTGATGGAGTTGGTGGACAAACGTAAGACGTGCAGGCTCAGGAGGCCCAGAAATGTGTCCTCGAACAGTGAGACGAGCCGGTTGTGGGAGAGATCCAGCCACCGCAGGGACTTCATGCCCATGAAAGCACGGGGTGCAATGGCATTGATCTGGTTGTGATTCAGGTACAGCTTCTGTAGCTTCTGCAGCTTGACAAAGATGTTGATCTTGATGCCTTTGAGTGCATTCCCGCTCAGGTCCAGCTCCTTCAGCTCAGTAaggctgcagaagagctggtgcTGGAGGTAGGGGAGCTTGTTCCCAGCCAAGATCAGCTCCCTCAAATTGGGCAAGTCATGGAAGACCTTGTCAGGCAGGACCACAAGCGAGTTCCAGCCCAGGTTCAGATACCAGAGGTTGGAGAGCCCGGCAAACAACCCTTCCTCCACCTTACTGAAGTAGTTGTTGTTGAGGCTGAGGGAGACGAGGTTCTGGGTGTGCAGGAAGGTGTGGGGAGCCAAGTGCTTCAGGCGGTTGCGTTCGAGGTGGAGATGGTAGAGGCTCCGCAGCCCGTGGAAGGCGTGCTGCTCCACGGCGGCCAGCTGACTGCTCTGCAGGTCCAGAAAGTCCAGGGCCGAGAGGTTCCTGAAGGCAGCAGCCGGCAGCAGGGTGAAATTATTGCCGTCCAGCCAAAGGGCTTTAGCATTGGGGGGCACGTCCTCGGGCAGGCGCGTCAGGTTGCGGGTGCTGCAGAAGACATTGAGCTCCTCGCTGTAGTCGTCCAAGCTGCAGGCACAAGGGCTGGGGCAGCGTGGGGGGTCTGTGTCCCCCTGGTCctttggggtgtcccccccgGGGGGCTGGGAGGCggtggccagcagcagggccagggggAGCAGGAGAGTGACGCCTGCTGTGCGGCGTGGAGGAAAGGGGACACTGTCAGTGTGGGGCTATGGCTGCTCTAGGGgacccccctgggaccccctaGCTGGGTGCCTGCactgccgggggcggggggtaGAGGGGTCAGTCCCAGCCCATTGCGCACActgggcagctgcaggaggtTTTGGAGGCTGGATCTGCCCTTGGGAGAGGGTGCAGGATCACCCCCCGATCCTGCCACAGCTCAGACCCCTCAGGTGCATGGACCCCCAAAATTTCTCTTGCCTTTGCAGCAGCGGCTTCTCCCTTTCATGGGGAAAGGCCCCcagtctcctctcctccttcccgaGCCCTCCCCACATTAATTTGCTCTTCCTTGCAGCTGAGGGGTCTCGGT of Buteo buteo chromosome 29, bButBut1.hap1.1, whole genome shotgun sequence contains these proteins:
- the IGFALS gene encoding insulin-like growth factor-binding protein complex acid labile subunit — protein: MSTGKAGVTLLLPLALLLATASQPPGGDTPKDQGDTDPPRCPSPCACSLDDYSEELNVFCSTRNLTRLPEDVPPNAKALWLDGNNFTLLPAAAFRNLSALDFLDLQSSQLAAVEQHAFHGLRSLYHLHLERNRLKHLAPHTFLHTQNLVSLSLNNNYFSKVEEGLFAGLSNLWYLNLGWNSLVVLPDKVFHDLPNLRELILAGNKLPYLQHQLFCSLTELKELDLSGNALKGIKINIFVKLQKLQKLYLNHNQINAIAPRAFMGMKSLRWLDLSHNRLVSLFEDTFLGLLSLHVLRLSTNSITGLRPRTFKDLQFLEELQLGHNRIRSLAERTFDGLGQLEVLSLNNNQLQDIRVGAFLGLYNVAVMHLSANCIKVLPDYVFKGVTKLHSLHLEHSCLGRIRANTFSSLSSLRRLFLQHNAISIIEDQSFSELHELLELDLKHNRLSHLSPQLFVGLSNLEYLFLSSNQLLEISQDTFSPLQRLFWLDLSHNQLETLDNTIISPLANLRYLSLRNNSLETFSVGFLCTSFALEQLWLGGNNWHCNCSLKGLRDFSLQHPVVVPRFVQSVAEGDDAHVPIYTYNNLTCLHPPAVAGLDLRDTTEDSFAHC